One genomic segment of Theobroma cacao cultivar B97-61/B2 chromosome 6, Criollo_cocoa_genome_V2, whole genome shotgun sequence includes these proteins:
- the LOC18595860 gene encoding E3 ubiquitin-protein ligase At1g63170 — translation MDSSSLEESSEQTDRYPLLMERVESHSDQEHIIDITRHDDASSSSSHDEQPPGLNLTQSEDRPSSSTQAPTNQTSSSNRLNSRNSSFMRRSDGYGRRRRSPLNSGLWISVELVVTVSQIIASIVVLSLSRNEKPQAPLFAWIVGYASGCIATLPILYWRFRSRNQGIEQDLSHSSQGSSHGNPSESTSYTAISVTQASDEENNRITESATRNSQIAGTLSTRLNGLVDHFKMALDCFFAVWFVVGNVWIFGGHSSPSDAPKLYRLCIVFLTFSCIGYAMPFILCATICCCLPCIISVLGFREDFSQTRGATVESINALPIYKFKSRKSGNVNNQDNSAGDSGILAAGTAKERAISGEDAVCCICLAKYADNDELRELPCIHVFHVECVDKWLKINASCPLCKSEVGESSSGLPLARD, via the exons ATGGACAGTTCCTCTCTGGAAGAAAGTAGTGAGCAAACTGACCGATACCCATTGCTAATGGAACGAGTGGAAAGCCATAGTGATCAAGAGCACATCATTGACATAACAAGGCATGATGATGCTTCATCAAGCTCATCTCATGATGAGCAACCTCCTGGATTGAACTTAACACAGAGTGAAGATAGACCTTCAAGCAGCACACAAGCTCCCACTAATCAGACTTCTTCTTCAAACAGATTAAACTCTAGGAATTCATCATTCATGAGGAGAAGTGATGGGTATGGTCGACGTCGCAGGAGCCCTTTAAATTCTGGATTATGGATTTCTGTTGAGTTAGTTGTTACTGTCAGTCAGATTATAGCATCTATTGTTGTTCTGTCACTGTCAAGAAATGAAAAGCCACAAGCTCCACTGTTTGCATGGATTGTTGGTTATGCATCCGGTTGCATTGCAACGCTTCCCATTCTTTATTGGCGCTTTCGAAGCCGCAACCAAGGTATTGAGCAAGATTTGTCACACTCAAGTCAAGGTTCTTCTCATGGAAATCCCAGTGAGTCTACATCCTATACAGCTATCTCAGTTACTCAAGCTTCAGATGAGGAGAACAATCGTATCACTGAATCAGCAACAAGGAACAGTCAGATTGCAGGAACCCTGAGTACAAG GCTTAATGGATTAGTAGACCATTTCAAGATGGCTCTAGATTGTTTTTTCGCAGTGTGGTTTGTCGTGGGCAATGTATGGATATTTGGAGGTCATTCATCTCCTTCTGATGCTCCTAAATTGTACAG GTTATGTATAGTGTTCCTTACTTTTAGCTGTATTGGATATGCCATGCCTTTCATACTATGTGCAACAATTTGTTGCTGTTTACCCTGCATAATTTCTGTCCTTGGTTTTCGGGAGGATTTTTCACAAACTAGAGGAGCAACTGTGGAATCTATAAATGCATTGCCAATCTACAAGTTCAAGTCCAGGAAAAGTGGAAATGTCAATAATCAGGACAACTCAGCTGGTGACAGTGGAATCCTAGCAGCAGGGACAGCAAAGGAACGTGCGATATCAGGAGAAGATGCA GTTTGTTGTATTTGCTTGGCAAAATATGCAGACAATGATGAGCTGAGGGAGCTGCCATGcatccatgtcttccatgtGGAGTGTGTAGATAAATGGTTGAAAATCAATGCATCTTGTCCCCTATGTAAAAGTGAGGTTGGTGAGAGCAGCAGTGGTTTACCATTAGCGAGAGACTAA
- the LOC18595859 gene encoding palmitoyl-acyl carrier protein thioesterase, chloroplastic, which yields MAASSNIMTSKFFMATSPSSWNSTNKSKICLQQIDRSSNTNGKMVKFTRDSSLKVKLQAQALLTNDSRATSMIESLKDEEMMTSPPATMEHLTTEGRLINDGLVFQQNFSIRSFEIDSEYKVSARAIMNYLQESSLNHRKKMGMSSDSLVGVTPEMIKRDLLWIFRGMCIEVDRYPSWADVVQIYHRIYTSGRTGLRLEWIVNDSKTGETLVRASCLAVMMNKKTRKTCKFPEEVKQELKPYLTTDAEPLFEADKILCPQVGKMDNIRTGLTSCWHDLDFNYHVNNAKYLDWILEGTPTSLIHSHELSRVSLQYRKECLKDDVIQSLSRVVTKETGLSTNNQEIELEHVLRLESGPELAGARTAWRPKSICRQTIN from the exons ATGGCAGCATCTTCAAACATTATGACATCGAAGTTCTTCATGGCGACCTCTCCCTCATCCTGGAATTCAACGAATAAATCAAAGATTTGCTTGCAACAAATCGATAGAAGTTCAAATACGAATGGAAAGATGGTTAAGTTTACTCGAGACAGTAGTTTGAAGGTCAAATTGCAGGCTCAAGCACTGCTTACTAATGACAGTAGAGCAACATCAATGATAGAAAGCCTGAAGGATGAGGAAATGATGACTTCACCACCCG CAACAATGGAACACCTGACAACGGAAGGAAGATTGATAAATGACGGACTGGTTTTCCAGCAGAATTTTTCCATTAGGTCATTCGAGATAGACTCTGAGTACAAAGTTTCAGCAAGGGCTATAATGAATTATTTGCAG GAGTCATCACTTAACCATAGAAAGAAGATGGGGATGTCAAGCGATTCCCTTGTAGGTGTAACGCCAGAGATGATTAAAAGGGACTTGCTATGGATATTCCGTGGCATGTGTATTGAGGTGGATCGCTATCCTTCTTG GGCTGATGTTGTCCAGATATACCACCGGATCTATACATCAGGAAGGACTGGTTTGCGTTTGGAATGGATTGTCAATGACAGCAAGACAGGCGAAACTCTAGTTCGAGCATCATG CTTAGCTGTGATGATGaataagaaaacaagaaaaacatgCAAGTTTCCGGAGGAAGTCAAACAGGAGCTAAAGCCTTATCTTACGACAGACGCTGAGCCTCTCTTCGAAGCTGACAAAATTTTATGTCCCCAAGTTGGGAAAATGGATAACATCCGAACCGGATTGACT TCCTGTTGGCATGACCTGGATTTCAATTACCATGTAAACAATGCAAAGTATCTTGACTGGATTTTGGAG GGTACTCCTACCTCTCTTATACATAGCCATGAGCTTTCTAGAGTAAGTCTCCAGTACCGAAAGGAGTGCTTGAAAGATGATGTGATTCAATCTTTATCCAGAGTTGTTACCAAGGAAACTGGTCTCTCAACGAACAATCAAGAAATTGAATTAGAACACGTCCTCCGTCTTGAGAGTGGACCGGAACTTGCAGGGGCAAGGACCGCTTGGAGGCCAAAATCTATCTGCCGACAAACTATAAATTAA